The following proteins are encoded in a genomic region of Triticum dicoccoides isolate Atlit2015 ecotype Zavitan chromosome 1B, WEW_v2.0, whole genome shotgun sequence:
- the LOC119349430 gene encoding uncharacterized protein LOC119349430, protein MHKKKETIRASGMDDCIDLCSSSEEEGGGVPAGRVESESDSEFDENAEGGVESESDSEFDENAEGVDSEPDPEFEKNGKGHGVNHNGHGKGGDPGGVAESEFDSEIGEHDKGIAKNTYIGSRCSVKKLYNLIHGLDEEKKGYVREIGFGGLLLLPKLMRTNRHFLMWLLSKVDEEASSIITGYRRDIPFHDKDVETVLGIPCDGAPVQNEQHGVPENVIAAIRKTLGISESEHDIGPVVAIVKKVRGQKMTKAEISKFKIAFVICVATYLFAPTMKNDYFVTDYWDALKNPDIIHLHNWSGYVRSETLRAAKRVKADLLGGSKKSNLSGCLPFIQTFYLDNLEVNGGNIPHDEFPRIQFYTLEVINAIVEDDTRSRKGAELVTYGRLLPRHEALVCYQRNPANRNNVAGASNVFNRGESRCAETGSMTIDEIESLVIDKVSSFAAACEYVLTSFSRKKEEEKQRHQAALTDLENQSQQQVKNESRKVRDQLKILFAGIRHQDGVSWNMKGKRPLYEDPAPTEDADVGCPNSDMPQDSHSSPAAEIPGHGSELARLGIKRVIKRRKE, encoded by the exons ATGCACAAGAAGAAAGAAACTATTCGTGCATCAGGGATGGATGACTGCATAGACCTCTGTTCTTcatcagaagaggaaggaggaggagtTCCTGCAGGGAGAGTCGAGTCAGAGTCTGATTCTGAATTTGATGAAAATGCTGAAGGAGGAGTCGAGTCAGAGTCTGATTCAGAATTTGATGAAAATGCTGAAGGAGTTGATTCAGAGCCTGATCCGGAATTTGAAAAAAATGGTAAAGGACATGGAGTAAATCATAATGGACATGGAAAAGGAGGAGATCCTGGAGGGGTCGCCGAGTCAGAGTTTGATTCAGAAATCGGAGAGCATGACAAAGGAATTGCAAAGAACACGTACATCGGATCAAGGTGCAGCGTGAAGAAACTGTACAACCTGATCCATGGATTAGATGAAGAGAAGAAAGGCTATGTGAGGGAGATTGGTTTTGGGGGCCTGCTTCTCCTGCCAAAGCTCATGAGGACAAATCGGCACTTCCTCATGTGGCTGCTAAGCAAAGTTGATGAGGAAGCAAGCTCTATCATCACAGGTTACCGCAGGGACATACCTTTCCATGATAAAGATGTGGAAACTGTGCTGGGAATTCCATGTGACGGCGCACCGGTACAGAATGAACAACACGGTGTTCCTGAGAATGTGATAGCAGCGATCCGAAAGACTCTCGGAATATCCGAATCGGAGCACGACATAGGTCCGGTGGTTGCGATTGTGAAGAAGGTCAGGGGCCAAAAGATGACAAAAGCAGAAATATCAAAATTCAAGATTGCCTTTGTTATATGCGTGGCGACGTACCTGTTTGCCCCAACAATGAAAAATGACTACTTTGTGACGGATTACTGGGACGCGCTTAAAAACCCTGACATAATTCATTTGCACAATTGGTCCGGTTACGTGAGGTCGGAGACTTTAAGAGCAGCAAAGAGGGTTAAAGCTGATCTGCTTGGAGGTAGCAAGAAGTCTAACCTATCTGGATGCCTGCCTTTCATTCAG ACGTTCTATTTGGATAACTTGGAGGTGAACGGTGGAAATATCCCACACGACGAATTCCCCAGGATACAGTTTTACACGCTGGAGGTGATCAACGCGATAGTTGAAGACGACACGAGGTCGCGTAAGGGAGCAGAACTTGTCACATATGGCCGATTGCTG CCACGTCACGAAGCACTGGTGTGCTATCAGAGGAACCCCGCGAACAGGAACAATGTTGCTGGCGCATCAAATGTGTTTAACAGAGGCGAATCTAGGTGCGCCGAGACCGGGTCTATGACCATAGATGAG ATTGAATCGCTAGTTATAGATAAGGTTTCATCCTTCGCAGCGGCCTGTGAATATGTTTTGACAAGTTTTTCAAGGAAGAAGgaagaggagaagcagaggcaccaAGCTGCCTTGACAGACCTCGAGAACCAGTCGCAGCAACAGGTCAAGAATGAGTCGAGGAAAGTGAGAGATCAACTGAAAATACTCTTTGCTGGAATTAGGCATCAGGATGGAGTAAGCTGGAATATGAAGGGAAAACGCCCTTTATATGAAGATCCAG CGCCAACTGAGGATGCTGATGTTGGTTGCCCTAACTCCGATATGCCTCAAGATAGCCATTCATCACCAGCTGCAGAGATACCTGGCCATGGATCTGAACTGGCGCGTcttggtatcaagagggtaattaAAAGAAGGAAAGAGTGA
- the LOC119350806 gene encoding uncharacterized protein LOC119350806 — MPGFHVYPQTSCLSRECSPNVSVVAPSTPAPAPIGLNATPVAGGSSSGGARKCTRQMSADVLPDTRNLFEGMPAAGDEDYMQNLIFEGGASAAGYDPDETQSQDGRGAFTPAAGYDHNQAAFMRDQVGMDLDGFPLDHEFPDDYGQEEEDECDMEVEPLFEDELANQVAGPKPKRKSKRMKAYTVVEDKLLCEYEQQRGEVWGVRAGCRARRGGAVRARGGGSCRECGRTGSGERWTGGCGGMSCSASSRRRRLQGGVERERQGEGKQRPGTMRRVQAWG, encoded by the exons ATGCCCGGCTTCCACGTGTACCCGCAGACATCCTGCCTTTCCAGGGAGTGTTCGCCCAACGTGAGCGTGGTGgcgccttccacgcccgcgcccgcgcccatcgGCCTCAACGCCACACCGGTGGCCGGTGGCTCGTCATCGGGAGGTGCGAGGAAATGCACAAGGCAGATGTCGGCCGACGTGCTACCAGACACCCGCAACCTGTTCGAGGGAATgccggccgccggcgacgaggactacatgcagaacctcatcttcgagggcggtgcatcggccgctggctatgatcccgacgagacacaaagccaggacggccgTGGGGCGTTCACGCCGGCCGCTGGCTACGATCACAATCAGGCGGCtttcatgcgtgatcaggtcggcatGGACCTGGATGGCTTCCCACTTGATCACGAGTTTCCGGACGACTACgggcaagaggaagaggacgagtgcgacatggaagtggagcctttgttcgaggacgagctcgccaaccaagtcgccgggccgaagccgaagcgcaagagcaagcggaTGAAGGCATACACGGTGGtcgaggacaagcttctttgcgagt ACGAGCAGCAGCGAGGCGAGGTGTGGGGAGTGCGGGCGGGCTGCAGGGCGAGGCGGGGTGGGGCGGTGCGAGCTCGAGGCGGTGGCAGTTGCAGGGAGTGCGGGCGGACAGGCTCTGGCGAGCGTTGGACGGGCGGCTGCGGCGGGATGAGCTGCAGCGCGAGCTCGAGGCGGCGACGGCTGCAGGGCGGGGTGGAGCGTGAGCGGCAGGGCGAGGGCAAGCAGCGGCCGGGCACGATGAGAAGGGTGCAGGCGTGGGGCTAG